The sequence cagaaccattctgccaGGCGGGGCAGCCTGCACTACTGTACCGGGGTTCACTCAGCAAACACTGCTGCCCCATCTGgccttgggtgtgtgtgtggggggggggggggcttctgggTAGGAGAGTGCTGGGAGGGGCCGGGAGGGGGCTGTGCTGAGCCCCCTCTGGTCCCCCTGGTCCTCAGCACTTCAGACGACAACCTCCTAAAGAACATTGAGCTGTTTGATAAGCTGGCTCTGCGCTTCCACGGGCGGCTGCTCTTCCTCAAGGACGTCCTGGGAGATGAGATCTGCTGCTGGTCCTTCTACGGGCAGGGCCGCAAAATCGCCGAGGTGTGCTGCACCTCCATAGTCTATGCCACGGAGAAGAAGCAGACCAAGGTCAGCAGGGAGGGGGGTGTCTGGGTTGGATCCAGACCAAGGCAGCTCAGCGGGCCAGGCAGGGGGAGCCCCGCCACTAGGAGTCAGGAATCAGGagccagagttccatgttccggAGGTCTTAGCTCTGTAACCTGTTGTAGAATCCAcgagtctatttctctccctgtgAAATAGGGGGGTGGATTAGACTGGGATTCCTAGCCTAGGCCAAGGCTGCCTGAGATCCCCTGACAAAGTATGAATGGGGCTGGGGAAAACAGCACAATAGTTTGCCTaacagacttacatgcctgaggccccaaaggtcctaggttcaaacctcagcaccatcataagcaaaactgagtagtactctagttatatatactgtatatataCAGTTTTGGAGTCTGTATAAGAAGAatcaaaagtttttttaaaatatttatttattttggtagaacaaattgagagggaagggagagatagggagagggaaaggtgaaccacagctttttaaatttttaaaaaattttatatttactattttcccttttgttgcccttgtatttttttattgttgttgtagatattattgttgttgttattgatgtcgttgttagataggacagacctgcttcaccacctgtgaagtgactcccttgcagatggggagccgggggctcgaactgggatcctttcactggtccttgcacttcgcaccatatgcgcttaacacgctgcactaccacccgactcctgaaccACAGCTTTTTTAAAGCTGGCTTCTCAGAAGGGTCCCTAATTCAAAATAGGAGCTTAAAACCTCAGCCTCTTAGAGCACACTGAGCTGATGGCTCCCAAGTCTTGGCCTGTCTTGGCAGTCTCGACAGCAGATAGATCTTGAGCGTCTGTTGTCTGCTGTGCCTGTGCCAGGCTTGAAATCAAGGTGACCACAATGCTGAGTGACTTGCCAGCCCTCTTTCTGGTCCTTACCagtgctttgttaaaaaaaaaaaaataaaaaagtagaactagagaagggagggaagccCAGACATTTTTATACTTCATCCCTTCctactctcgctctctctttaaatattttctttatttaatgagagagatccagcaaaagagatcagagcactgaccagctctggtttgtgtggtactggggattgaacctggaacctcaaagcctcagacatgagttttGGAGAACCACAatgctgtctccctatctccttcctgCTCTGCCTGGATACATGGTCCCACTGCTACAGACAACAAACACAAAGTGCCCTCCTACCCGAGGCTCCTCGTTTGCCATTCCTTTCCCCAAACTGCTTTTTCTGTagccacacacacccctcccttccaccctccctttcccttctttgaCCCCTGGTTGAATGTCACATTCATGGGACTTTCTCTGAATTCCATCTTTAAAGTTGTAACAGTCTGCTCCGGGACCATGCCCATCCCTTTCCCTGCCCTGCTGTCTATAACAGCACCTTACAGGTTTCTATCTCATTGAATGCCtgtgactctcatgcccgaggcaccaaaggtcccaggttcaatccccagcaccaccataaactagagctgagcagtgctctggttaaaaaaaaaaagtaaatacatgtgtcttcctcctccccttagAAGGTAAGCTTCTGTGGGCAGGAGCTTCACTGCAATCTCCCCAGTGTCTAGAACACCACTGAGCACAGTATGGCCACTAAGTTGGTTTTTTAGATGAAAGACTATACTAAGGTTCCTGACAGCAGTGAGAGAAAACAGCTAGCCCTTTGTGCAGGAGAGCTGTGCCTTGAGGTATCTGTGTGGTTTTTTTGAGTGAAGAGGCTGTAGAAAGGACAGTGTGGGCCAGAGAGCCTGTGATTGCAAGACCTAGGAGGACAGCCGGGCTGGTGTGGGAACAGCTGGAGCaggggtgggaactgggggtgggCCAGAGGGCAGCGCTGGCCTTTTGCAGGTGGAATTCCCGGAGGCTCGAATCTTTGAGGAGACCTTGAACATCTTGATCTACGAGACCCCTCGGGGCCCAGATCTTGCCCTCCTGGAGGCCACAGAGGGGGCAGCTGGCGGTGGCGGTGCAGGCCGAGGGGAGGATGACGAGAACCGGGAGCACAGAGTCCGCAGGATCCACGTCCGGCGCCACATCACCCATGACGAGCGGCCCCACGGCCAGCAGATTGTCTTCAAGGACTGACGCTTGACCTTCCTCCCTACTGGCCTCCGGCCACCGGGACCaagtccccctctgcctccctctcccagcCTTTGCCCCGACTTTGCTGGCCAAGTCGAGGTTCTGCCTCCTGTCCCATTACTGCATGATATACTTTGGCTATCTTGCATTCTTTCATTCCCTCCTCAGTGCTAACACCACGGTACGGCCCAGCCCCTCATTCTGCACAGTCAGAGCCCTCAGGAGGCCTGCGCATTTGCTCTCTCACCCCCATTCTTGTCCTGCTACCTTCCCTCACCAGCTGGTTTCAAATGATTTAGAATTCCCATCCTCTTTTTTTAGTACATCGTACATGCCAAAGTGTCAAGCCAGCCCCGAATAACACCCACCACGTTCTGAGCCGCCTCCCCACTGTCGTGCAGGGTGACTTGCCTCcacccaccttcccacctccctaACCTCCCTAACTACTGGGGGCTCGGGCCTGCCCTGGCCCAGCTCTCTTCTCCGCCTGtttcatattatttattattttaattttctattaaaTTATTTGAATAAAGTTGAGTTGAGGGTCTGGTGCTGGTCctcagggagaggaagggggagagggactgGACTGGCAAGGTAGCTTTGGCTGGTGCACCTGCTCTGTCACGTGCGTGACCAGGGTTCAGGCCTGATATTCACAgaactagaggaagcttcatgctGTGAAGCCTCTACCCCTCCCTCTGTCgcttcctatctgaaaaacttGGAGTAGCGAAGCCCCAGCAGCAGCAGATAAGAAGACAATCGCCCCTGCCACAGCCTGTCCTCTTGACTGGTAGCGGGAAGAAAGACAGCAGTGTTTAGAGGTTTCCAAGCTGTATTGCACGGGTGGCCagctcccaccctccaccccagccGTGGAGAGCAGGTCCCCGCTCCCACTCAAGCTGTCCCTGAGTGCtgtgtctctccagcccaaatgCCCAGACAGGAGCACTGTCCTTCAAGGGTCTGGTGCGAAGACATAGTCAAGGGCCTGGCGCTCGGCCCCAGCAACGTTGGGGTGCCAAAGGTCGACGATGAAGACCACTCGGGGCCCATCttctggggagcctggggcagaCGAGAGTGGAGATTAGAGAGCAGTTGACTAAGTGCTCATGTCCCAGAAGTTTCATCAAATACTCATACAAGCAAACACTTTATAAAGAAATGCCAGGCTCTGCTCTCACCCATTACCTATAGTAACTCTTACTAGTTAGTACTATGACTATCCCCATTGTATTCACAGTAACTGGGGTGCAGTGAGGTCGTGTCACTTGCTGAGGGTATTAAGAGCTAGAGATAGGACAGAAGCCCAGTGGACGCCCAGCGTCTTCGCTGTGCACCAGCATTAGCTTATTCCGTCCTTGTGGTGACCGGATACAGTTACCCCCTTTCACGGATGACTGGAGAAGTGTGTGACTTGTTTCCTGGTCTTGTAGCTGGAAGTGGTGGTGTTTAGAGAGGAAGCCCTCAGGGACTTTCAAGtacaaggccccaagttcaactccCACTGTCTCACAtgccaagagtgatgctctggttctctctctctttttaattcctttttaaattttttaaaatctttattggatagagacagccagaaatcaagaggggagggagtgatagcgagagagacacttgcaacactgcttcaccacttgcaaagcttcccttctgcaagtggggatggagggggggggcctcgaacccgggtccttgcacattgtaacgtgtgcttaaccaggtgtgccaccacccggccccaggttctctcaatatctctgattaacaaatcttaaaagggctggggagatggcataatagtttttgcaaaaaagactttcgtgcTGAAGGCACCAAGGCCCCCAGATGCATTGACTAGCAGCCACCACAAGCCAGGGCAGGATAGTAATCTGTAAAATAATCTGAAAGCCCAGGAAGCCCTTTAGTGTGCCCCCTCCACCCTAAAGCTCCTTGTCCCCTTTAGCAGAATGGGGTCACCGTTACCATTGTGAGCCACTGTGTGCAGGAAGGAATCATCTACAAGCAGACAATGTCCCTCAGCCCAGCACTGGGGCTCACCTCCGACCACCAGCTCACAGCCAGGGGGGATCTTCAGGCCTGTGGAAAGAGATCAGTGCGTCCAAACacctcacacacaatcacagtgCAGTCCCAGATGGAAGAAGCACAAGGAGGTGGGGACATGCGATGCCAAGCATAGTCTGTTCTGttgcagaaagagaggaaggcttcctggaggaagtggCATCTCCTGGACTTCTCAAGAACCTAAGATatgccaggctttttttttttttcttcccagaaggtaaaaataataactccagggggccaggcagtggtgcatctggttaagtgcacatagtactagtacgcaaggatctgggtttgagcccttgctccccacctgcagcaggacacTTCACAAAACAAGtgttctatctttttctctccctccctatctcccctccccactcaagtttctctctatattattgaataaaaggggggagagtagggagaagaaaaaaggccaccaggagcagtggactcatattgccagcactgagccccagtgataatgctggaggcaaaaaatagtaataattataaaaaataataataactccgTGCTGTCCAAGGACTACACAGTAGAATGCTGTGAGCAGTCGACTCAgatgaaggggaagaggaagatgccCTGGAGGAGACTGAGCTCTTGAAAGCTGGAGACCTGAAGACTAAGCTGGAGTTTTCCAGAAGGTGGCCAAGGAGAAAGACATCAGAGGTTAACAGTGTAGCCTGTTCACTCATCTGCCAGGATCCGGCAGAAGGCCTGGAGCACGGGGACAGGTGGGAGGTGAGACACAGGGACTGACCTTGAGCTTGAGGCCAGTCTGCTTCCAAGTGGAGCAGGTGTCCATCTGGGAGGGCAGGAGATGACTGGGTAAAACAAGGTCATGGCAAAAGTAGTAATCacaaacttgaacccaggtccttgagcatgttaacatgtatactcaaccagctgtgccttGCCACTGCTTCTAGTGGAGTGTTCAGGTATCAGGGACCAGGGCATTTAGCtagaatggttttttttttttttcttctttcattttaagagggaaggaggggagagggctggggagacagcataatagttatgcaaaaaagacttgaagtggtgcagtagataaagtgttggactctcaagcatgaggtcctgatttcaacccccagcagcacatgtgtcagagtgatgtctggttctttctctcctattcctctcattaataaataaaataaaaactttcatgcctgaggctctaagttcccaggttcagtccctagcaccaccataagccagagctgagcagtgctctggtgaaagaaagaatgaaagtagggagaggagagacacccatgTACTGCTCTATCACGTATGGAGCTCTCCCAATGCCGGGACCTTGGCCATGGTGAAGTATTCCTCAACCCACTGAATGAATTATTTCCCAGTCCCGGGAATCAAAAATATATTCCAGTGTGGTGTTAGAGAATGAACTCAAGGTGTCACACATGTGAGATACCACAAGTAGCCTTCtagacccaattaaaaaaaaagggggggtgagggtagatagtatactggttatgcaaagagactcatacctgaggctccaaagtcccaggttcaaccccctgcaccaccataagccagagctgagcagtgctctggtgtttttctctctctgcatctctctcaaaaataaaataaagtatttaaaacaaacaaacaagcaaacaaaaaaactcagaagaaagggcagagagaaataggagagacaCCAGATCAGCCCTCCACCACCCATGAGCTCCCCCAGTGCTGTACACgatcctcccatgtggtgctagtgcTCAAACCTaaggtcttgcacatggtaaggtatatGCTGTACTGGGTGAATGATCCCCCAGTTGcagctagttttttcttttttcccctaagcGTAAATTTGTCTTATGAGTACTTTCTGTTCAGTGCAAAGGACACTGGTTTCCACTGTACTATAATGGtccctttttaaaaagcaaaaacctggggtcgggtggtagcacagcaggttaagcgcacatggcgcgaagcacaagcaacggcgtaaggatcccggtttgagcccccagctccccacctgcagggggggtcacttcatgggcggtgaagcaggtctgcaggtgtctgtctttctctcccccctctctgtcttcccctcctctctccatttctctctatcctatccaacaacgatgacagcaataacaatgacagcgatgaccaacaagggcaacaaaagggaaaaaaatggcctccaggagagcagtggatgcatagtgcaggcacggagccagcgataaccctggaggcaaaaacaaaaacaaaaacaacaaaaaggtgtgtgtggggggttgataTGAAGAAGCAGTGCAGGTAGTAAAAGACTGATAAAGGTTATgggaggccagcaaaatagctcaattggatagtgcgctgctttgccatgtgcgtgacccaagttcaagactgcCCGACCCACCACACCGAAGGAatctctggtgctgtgatctcttccacctttctctctgtctctctgccttctctgtctcaaaaagaaaggaaaaggaaggagaaaacaaaGGTTATAGATATGGTTTTGGGATAACTGAAGCTCAGGAAATGCCTctgtgagaacccaggttcaagcccccggtccccacctgccgtggaaaagctttgtgagtagtgaagcaggtctgcagaaatgtctgtctgtctctttccccctctgtctcctcccctctcaatttctggctgtctctatccaataaagataattttttgaagaaaaaaatacatatttaaaaaaaggaacagttTCTGTGGACAGCAGAGAGTCATGGAAAACTTCTGGGAGGAGGCATGATCAGAACCAcagtgtagggagtcaggtggcggtacaacgggttaagcacaggtggcgcaaagcgcaaggacccgcgtaaggatcctggtttgagcccctggctccccaccagcaagggagtcgcttcacaggcagtgaaacaggtctgcaggtgtctgtctttctgccccctctctgtcttcccctcctctctccatttctctctgtctatcgaacaacaacagcaataactacaacaataaaacaacaagggcaacaaaagggaatatataggAACCACAGTGTAGAGGCTATGGTGACCAAGAGCCTAGAGGGGAAAACATGAAATCCTGGAGGGAGCATCTACTTACCCAAATGGCATCTGACCCTGGCATTGGTGGGCCCACAGCGGCTCTCAAGCCGGGCCCCAGGCAGAAGGACGGAAAAGCCAGCATTGCCAAAGGTATTGGCGCTCATGAAGCTCCGCAGCCCCCTCAGTGCCCGATAAGCTCCAGGGCACCGGCGGCAGTTGCTGGGTTGGCACCGGCCAGCCTGGTACAGCAGGAGCTGGTAGCACCCAGGCACCAGGGGTGGGGACCAGCCCCTAGGCGGAGGGGTTGTCCCTGAGAAGTCCCAGCTCACAGCCCCAAAGTCCCGCAGAATGGCAGGGAAGCTGCTTTCCAAGAGCTCCACATCGTGCCGCTGGGCATCCCGGGGCACGAAGGGGGCCGATGGCAAGTCTGGCAGGAAAAGCAGGCCTGGACGCTGGAtgcccaggaccccaaagcctccCGCAGGGCTGGGGCCACCCTGAGCTGCCCGCCTCACCCTCCCCATCCCTGCCCAGGAGTAGCGCCTGGCATAGGCCCGAAGGCGGCGGCTTACTAGGCCTTCTGTGCTGGGTTCTTCCCCAAGCTCCCCGGAGCTCCCCAGGCTTGACCTGCCAGCCTCAGAGCACCCTCCAGGCCCGCCACCAACACCCCCAACTTGTCTCCCAGCCCCCAAGGCCTGCATGTCTTGGGAGCCTAGGCGATAGCagtaccagaggaagagagaagtgaGGGCTCCTAGGAGCAGAGTGAGGGCCGAGGAGGCCAGAGGCAGCGGCCAGGTGGGCAAGGAGGCTCTTGCCAGGAGGCTGGGGCCATcttccagaccccagctcccctgctcccctatTTCTCCACTGGTCCCTTCCATGGCTGTTGCTGGGCACCCCTCTAAGCTGTTTCCTGACCACATGCCCA is a genomic window of Erinaceus europaeus chromosome 15, mEriEur2.1, whole genome shotgun sequence containing:
- the KCTD13 gene encoding BTB/POZ domain-containing adapter for CUL3-mediated RhoA degradation protein 1 isoform X3, with product MSAEASGPAAAAAEAPALEVPKPPGLEPGPGAPGLRPLTPNSKYVKLNVGGSLHYTTLRTLTAQDTLLKAMFSGRAEQKRENLSPLCLIPTVTSPQEEQQLLASTSKPVVKLLHNRSNNKYSYTSTSDDNLLKNIELFDKLALRFHGRLLFLKDVLGDEICCWSFYGQGRKIAEVCCTSIVYATEKKQTKVEFPEARIFEETLNILIYETPRGPDLALLEATEGAAGGGGAGRGEDDENREHRVRRIHVRRHITHDERPHGQQIVFKD
- the ASPHD1 gene encoding aspartate beta-hydroxylase domain-containing protein 1 isoform X2 gives rise to the protein MWSGNSLEGCPATAMEGTSGEIGEQGSWGLEDGPSLLARASLPTWPLPLASSALTLLLGALTSLFLWYCYRLGSQDMQALGAGRQVGGVGGGPGGCSEAGRSSLGSSGELGEEPSTEGLVSRRLRAYARRYSWAGMGRVRRAAQGGPSPAGGFGVLGIQRPGLLFLPDLPSAPFVPRDAQRHDVELLESSFPAILRDFGAVSWDFSGTTPPPRGWSPPLVPGCYQLLLYQAGRCQPSNCRRCPGAYRALRGLRSFMSANTFGNAGFSVLLPGARLESRCGPTNARVRCHLDGHLLHLEADWPQAQGLKIPPGCELVVGGEPQCWAEGHCLLVDDSFLHTVAHNGSPEDGPRVVFIVDLWHPNVAGAERQALDYVFAPDP
- the ASPHD1 gene encoding aspartate beta-hydroxylase domain-containing protein 1 isoform X3, giving the protein MWSGNSLEGCPATAMEGTSGEIGEQGSWGLEDGPSLLARASLPTWPLPLASSALTLLLGALTSLFLWYCYRLGSQDMQALGAGRQVGGVGGGPGGCSEAGRSSLGSSGELGEEPSTEGLVSRRLRAYARRYSWAGMGRVRRAAQGGPSPAGGFGVLGIQRPGLLFLPDLPSAPFVPRDAQRHDVELLESSFPAILRDFGAVSWDFSGTTPPPRGWSPPLVPGCYQLLLYQAGRCQPSNCRRCPGAYRALRGLRSFMSANTFGNAGFSVLLPGARLESRCGPTNARVRCHLGLKIPPGCELVVGGEPQCWAEGHCLLVDDSFLHTVAHNGSPEDGPRVVFIVDLWHPNVAGAERQALDYVFAPDP
- the ASPHD1 gene encoding aspartate beta-hydroxylase domain-containing protein 1 isoform X5 yields the protein MWSGNSLEGCPATAMEGTSGEIGEQGSWGLEDGPSLLARASLPTWPLPLASSALTLLLGALTSLFLWYCYRLGSQDMQALGAGRQVGGVGGGPGGCSEAGRSSLGSSGELGEEPSTEGLVSRRLRAYARRYSWAGMGRVRRAAQGGPSPAGGFGVLGIQRPGLLFLPDLPSAPFVPRDAQRHDVELLESSFPAILRDFGAVSWDFSGTTPPPRGWSPPLVPGCYQLLLYQAGRCQPSNCRRCPGAYRALRGLRSFMSANTFGNAGFSVLLPGARLESRCGPTNARVRCHLGSPEDGPRVVFIVDLWHPNVAGAERQALDYVFAPDP
- the ASPHD1 gene encoding aspartate beta-hydroxylase domain-containing protein 1 isoform X4, which translates into the protein MWSGNSLEGCPATAMEGTSGEIGEQGSWGLEDGPSLLARASLPTWPLPLASSALTLLLGALTSLFLWYCYRLGSQDMQALGAGRQVGGVGGGPGGCSEAGRSSLGSSGELGEEPSTEGLVSRRLRAYARRYSWAGMGRVRRAAQGGPSPAGGFGVLGIQRPGLLFLPDLPSAPFVPRDAQRHDVELLESSFPAILRDFGAVSWDFSGTTPPPRGWSPPLVPGCYQLLLYQAGRCQPSNCRRCPGAYRALRGLRSFMSANTFGNAGFSVLLPGARLESRCGPTNARVRCHLDGHLLHLEADWPQAQGQSLCLTSHLSPCSRPSAGSWQMSEQATLLTSDVFLLGHLLENSSLVFRPEDPPWL
- the ASPHD1 gene encoding aspartate beta-hydroxylase domain-containing protein 1 isoform X1, coding for MWSGNSLEGCPATAMEGTSGEIGEQGSWGLEDGPSLLARASLPTWPLPLASSALTLLLGALTSLFLWYCYRLGSQDMQALGAGRQVGGVGGGPGGCSEAGRSSLGSSGELGEEPSTEGLVSRRLRAYARRYSWAGMGRVRRAAQGGPSPAGGFGVLGIQRPGLLFLPDLPSAPFVPRDAQRHDVELLESSFPAILRDFGAVSWDFSGTTPPPRGWSPPLVPGCYQLLLYQAGRCQPSNCRRCPGAYRALRGLRSFMSANTFGNAGFSVLLPGARLESRCGPTNARVRCHLDGHLLHLEADWPQAQGQSLCLTSHLSPCSRPSAGSWQMSEQATLLTSDVFLLGHLLENSSLVFRSPAFKSSVSSRASSSSPSSESTAHSILLCSPWTARSYYYFL
- the ASPHD1 gene encoding aspartate beta-hydroxylase domain-containing protein 1 isoform X6, producing MWSGNSLEGCPATAMEGTSGEIGEQGSWGLEDGPSLLARASLPTWPLPLASSALTLLLGALTSLFLWYCYRLGSQDMQALGAGRQVGGVGGGPGGCSEAGRSSLGSSGELGEEPSTEGLVSRRLRAYARRYSWAGMGRVRRAAQGGPSPAGGFGVLGIQRPGLLFLPDLPSAPFVPRDAQRHDVELLESSFPAILRDFGAVSWDFSGTTPPPRGWSPPLVPGCYQLLLYQAGRCQPSNCRRCPGAYRALRGLRSFMSANTFGNAGFSVLLPGARLESRCGPTNARVRCHLGLLPDPGR